Part of the Sorghum bicolor cultivar BTx623 chromosome 1, Sorghum_bicolor_NCBIv3, whole genome shotgun sequence genome, CAAGAAAATGTTCTGGAATGCAAGCAAACTCCTTGGGGCACTGTGATGGCAAAGGCATCTTAAATCCGCCAACTAGGTTAACTGACCACAGTATCATTAATCTGTAGAAAGATAATGCTCGTTGAAGGAATGCGCCATCCTGACAAAAGAGATTCAATAGTAAATCATGCAGTTTTAAATTAAGAACAATTAAAGCTGCAAAAGTAAAGACACTTCGCTGTCCATAAACCAGGATATCCAAAGGAGATTTTCAGAACTTCTGACAAAAAACCCTAACGAAACATGGGATCTATGACCTTGCAAGTGTATGAAATCAGGAACTAGCACAAAAGCATCATTTTATATGACACGAACTAGCACTGCAGGAAAATTGGCATAAATATAATGAAAAAGAAACTACAGAATAaaatttctttgcagggacaatGAGCTTGATCAAGAGGGGTTTGTATATAGCAAttacaggaaaaaaaaaaggtgcaaAACCATTGAATGCTCACCATCCATTCTATGATATAAAAGGAAAACAACCAGAAATAGGTCGTACAGTCCCAAAATTTGGTCAAAGAAGATTCACATTAATAGGCAGTAAGATGAATACAATATAGAATAAACAGACTTCAGTTTATGAGCATACTCGTAGTATCTGAGCTTCATAACAGAATTTGTCCTGTGATAAAATCTCGACAATCTTCTCCAAGCGAGTTATATCTTGCTCAAGCTGTGGTGAGCCCCCTCCTTGATCTCTCACTGCTCTGTTTGATTCCAAATCATCTTCAAACCTTGCAAGTTGCTGAATTTGTAATATACATGGTATGTGTTCAGTAGAGGGTTCAATACATAAAGTTTGCACTAACTATGTCTTCGTCCTAACAAAACTAGGAATTTATCAGGTAGTGTTGCATGGATCAACAAATATACTGTCCATCTGAGATTATATAGCTCATTTTAACTTGCAGTCTTGCACATAAAAAGGGTGAGATTCAAAATGACTATGCTACCACAGTACCACTTATGATTGAACGTGTGCAGGTAACCAGTGCAAAGTAAAAAAAATTGGATATTTAGAGGGGTGCATTTAGGGTTTTTTGCACTGGAATATGAAATGTGCACTACATTTATGGACAAGGGCATCCAATATGTGCCCTATGTTTTCACTTTTCAGAAAGATGGAATACCAGAACATGCTGTTTAAAGGAAGATAACAAAAAAacataaatgtaaataaaacaaGAAGAAACATATGTGTTATGTGAAATAAAGAAAGATATCTCCAGACCTGAGAAATATGTTTGTAGTCTGATATAGCTTTCATCAACCCGAGATTAAGTACCcttgaggtcatgaagaaacaTTCACAAATAAATGAGAAATTATCCTTCTTTGTGCACCTAAGTAGTGAGGCTGTGCTATTTTTGCCAGAGCTTGTGGCTTCCTGTGATTCCACAAATCGAGCCTCTCCACTGGCATTATTTTGAGCATGCTCATTGTTTATAGTCTCTATCCAAGACGAGACTTCTTCTGAAGATGCATTTATAGCTGTCAAATCCCTATATTCAAATGCAATGTATCAGTGAAATAGTTTAGAACATGGAACATACTCAGAATTGCACATCAGACATTTCAGGCACATTATCCTGAACACTCACTTGAAATCGATTCTATTGTTACAAAAGAGGTACTTGACATCAATCTTATCCTTCTTTGATTCCATGTTGTCCAGAAAAGGCTCGCATAGACGGAGCATCACAGCGCTAAGATTCACAAACATACCTGAACTCGCGCATTTTAATGGGTCTACCTGTTGCATGACACAGGATGAGTTCACTAAAGAATgtaataccaacaagcattttacaATTTGAAGTATAGTTTATTCATCCAATGAAGGACAATATGCCACATAGGTCACCATCTATTAGATTTACATTGCAACTATTTGAAGATACAAACACATAAATGCACTGTTTTCTCTATGTTAGTGTAAAAATGCTATAAAAAGTAACAAGTTTAAGATTGCACTATCTCAATGTTATTTTCATGTCCAAAGTACaggcaatgaatgaaaaattctTTTCCTCCACTTGGGCTCTGTTTGGAACTAAACTGACTCTTGCAAAGTTTTATAATTTGTACTCTGGATTTAGTGGTCAATTGAAAGCATCCTTAATGGAGCTATAACAGTAAAATCATACTGAAAACAGGCAAAAGTTCACTAGATTCCACACTGCCACATACTGTGGTACATGAATAAACCCACAAATTGGCACGTAGTGCTAAATATTTTAAAACACTTAATGGAGCCATAACAGTAAAATCATACTGAAATTAGGCAAAAAGTTCACTAGATTCCACATTGCCACATACTGTGGTACATAAATAAACCCACAAATTGGCACATAATGCTAAATATTTCGAAACACTAAAGTGAATGAAATCTGACCTTGCAAACATTGTGTTAAATATGTACCATAAGATGTGATTTAAAGGAAAACATGGTGCAAATAGGGAAACTTAGTCTAATAGAACAACTCATCGTGGTTATGCTCAGTTAAATTTATTTGATTACCTGCATGCCAGATCTGGATGCATTTTTATTTATCACTTCTGCTATATACTCAAGAACCTTTTCTCGAGTATCCAAATTTTTTAGGAGGATTAGAAGGACATCCTTAAGGCCATCATACAAGCCGTTCATAACAGTCTTGATTGTTGAGAAAGATGACAACAAGTCAGCTGGCCGACGTGAAGATGCCTCTGAGAAACATTGTTGCCTGGCCAAAAGTTTAAATAATCAAAGAAAAAACATAGACCTATATGATTATCTGCACAAAAAGTAAGTAGTGGGCCTGGATTGGAACACATAGTCTTTCAGTAGTCAAAAGATAGGGTATCAAACGCCCAAAGACATGGTAAATTAAAAGCTAggaccttgtttggatgttgtagtATTAAGAAACCATAGTATAAAGAAACTGTAGTTTTAGAACCATTGATGTGCAAAACCGTGGTTTAGAAAAAAGAGGTCCAGAGTGGAGTTTTTAAAACTCCAAAAAGACTACAGTTTCAGCAATACCATGGTATTCAAAACCATAAAACTAGGAGgattccccgcgcgttgctgcgggtaTGAAGGGGGAATATAAATATAGTCTCACTGTAGTCTATTAAGTCATCTATATAGGAAGAGAGAAGATCACGTGAGAGAATAATTGCTAGCCGTATGCATGCATGGTCATGTGTAGGTAGCTGCATCCATTACTGAAACTGTTTGTGAGTGGGCACTTAATTGCatgcagaagaagaagaagaagaagtggATGATGATGTGGCGTAAGGAGGTGCAAGAGAATTAGCTTAGTGGGGTTTGTCTTTATAggatatatagatatagatttgtTGTACCCAAACACTTCATGGCGCTCTAAAACTAAAGTATTTCACAAAACCATGGTATTTTtctaaaaatctaaaaatactTTGTATCAAAACACGGCCTAGATCCTGAAGTCCAAATTATGCCTTTTAGCAAAAAAGTAACCTCACAAGACCATGATAAAGAACAGATTTTTTTAATGAATCCAAAGAAGAACATGGAGAGTTTGAACATTGAAAGATTCAATCTTGCAATTGTGAACATTAATTGATAGGGAAATTCCTTATATGCCATACAATGTTTGCCACATCCCTCAGATGGCCCTCGTAGGCTTGGCAGATAAAGAATTATTAATCTTTTAACTGACCCATGCCAATCCTTAGCTGAAGCACACTATATATGATATTTTCCGATTGAGATTCTCTTCCAAAGTCCTAATCCAACATCAAGGATGCCAAAAAAATCAGCTGGCCAACTACACACGATATAAATCTAAAACTCCATTAgtttaatactccctccattccaaattataagatgttttagcTTTTGTAGATACAttgcttttactatgtatctagacagtgTATATCTAGGTGCATAACAAAGGATATGTaattagaaaagccaaaacattttataatttggaatgaaggGAGTAATGAACTAATGGATGCTAGATTTAATACCTAAGTAGCAGGAAGAAAGATCAACATTCTTGTCCCACTCTCCTGACCTTGGAAAGAGAAGTTTCTAGCCTAATCCCAAGCTAGCATGCGAGTACCAAAAGTGCAGTGACAGACTTGAAAGTTCACAGCTTAACTGAAGCAGTGCACAATAAAAAGATTCTTTAGAAGCCGTACTTAAAAATTCAGAATTCAAATATCTCCACAAAAGCAATATTCAAAATTTGAAACTTTTGTATCCTATTAGCAGTAAGAAAAGGCTTGCTTGACCAAACTTTTGTATCCTATTAGCTCAATCTCTAATCTCTAATATAATTTATTTATGGGTCGTTGGTTTCAGTCATAGCCAACCACCAACAGCAGGGGCACAGTACCCCAAATGCGAGTTTTGCACATATAAACAAGCATATATGGTAGCTGTAACGATCGATCAACAAGAAAGAGCAAGATAAATAGCACTCACCCGACATCAGGCTTGCTGGCAAACTCACGGTCTCGGATAGCGCTAACATGGAAGAAGGCTCCAAGTACACTGTAGAGCTCCATGACTCTCCCTTCCCCAATGAGCATGATCTGATTCTTTGGTATCCACTTGGGATGGTTCACCAGGGCCTTGGCGCAATTGGGGATCCCCACAAGCCGCCTGAGCACCCGCAATGGGCGCTGGAAGTCACCAAGGGCCGAAACTTTATCGACGCTCTGCCTAAGTAGCTCGTACAGCTCCCCCATGGCTGGCTCGATGGAGTCATAGTCCGCGCCGCCGAAGAACTCATCAATGAAGcccggcggtggcggcgcccCGGGGGCCGGGGTGGGGTCGAGCGGGTCGGCTGCCTCGGCGAGGAGGAATACGAGGAGGTCGGCGGCGGGGTGTTGCGCGCCGGGCGGGGTGGGGAAGGTGTCGGGGTTCCCGGCGACGATGCGCGAGTAGGAGAGGATGAGGGCCCGGAGGTGCGCGATGGAGGCCGCGAGGCGCGCCCGGAGAGCGGCGTCGCGGATGGTGGAGATCTTACGCGCCTCGTCGGCGGCGCGGCGGAAGGCGGAGACGAGGAAGGCGAAGGGGGTCGGGGACCCGGCGGGCGGGTCCGGGAGCGAGAGGCGGTCGATGAGGAGGCGCTCGGCGGCGTCGCGCAGGGCGAGGAGAGGGCGCGACTCGGAGAGCAGCTCGGCGGCGGTGAGCTCGAGGTAGGCGACGGCCGGGCTGGGGTTGGCCGGCGGCGTGAGGGAGACGAGGAGGATCTTGCGGAGGATGATGTCCTCCACCTCGTCAGGCGAGCGCTGTGGACGCGTGGAAGCCGGCGATGGGGACGCCatcggcggcgggcggcggctcgCTGCTGGTTGTGCTGCTTCGACTTGGGGAATCGCGTGTTGTGGTAGGTCGAGAGACTCGAGAGAGCGCTGGACTTGAGGTTGGGGGTTTGCGGTTGTTTCAGGGGGCAGACAGGGTATACGGTACTCGGCCGATTACGGTGAAACATGCAGCAAAATAGGTACTCAATccatccaaattataagtcgtttgatttttttaatatcaagtttgaccactcgtcttattcaaaattttgtacaaaatatcactttttttgttgtgtattggtttattaataaaagttcttcaagaatgacttaaaatttgactatatttacacaaattttttgaataagacgagtggtcaaatttggggtaaaaaaagtcaaacgacttataatttaggatggagtagTGCTCTTTTATTATTTCACCGTATACCTATTTTATTACAAGTACTGTTTTATTATTTCAAATTATTAGATATTTTAACTTTTGTACGTGCTCGTATATAGATCTTGTAATACACTTTGATATATATTATATGTCCATATATTAAAAATTATATATCAAGAAAagttaaaatatttaaaaatatcAATATTCATATGTCATTTCTTATAATATATCTTCATATGGGTTGCGATTATCTTTATGTTTTTTAGCAAATCCACCTTGAGGAGTATGTAACCTAAATCGTTTCAAAAGGAGTTTTTATTCATGGTTTCAAGTCACTTTCACTTATAATACAACAAATATTTGATCGTCCATACAATATAGCCCATCATAGCTCGCTCAGTAATGCAAATACTCTCTTTTTCATCTCAATCGTGGTCCATTCGCGTCAAAGTCGTGGCTTGCCTTTCACCTTTGCTTATTCTACCAAAGCTCTTTCCTTTCTATGTATACCCTATCGAGCTATTATCAAGTCATATCATATATTGAAACAACATTAAACATCCATTTGAACTCCCATATGAACATTATCCATATCCAAAGTCATATTCCAAAAGTTGTACATCACAACTACATGACTTGGCTCATCTTCGTCTGATTATATATATCTTGACATATATGAATCCACATCGATAAGGTCAAAGCCAATTCACGATTCCATATATCCTCTTCATTTTGTCTTGAGACAAACATTAGTTTCGACATCTATCTTCACACTAGTATTACTCTTGATaaatttcttcttctttcttcaaACTTGAAAAATATCAATGCGTAGTGATTTTCAAGTCTTTCTTCATACAAGCAAACCAATACTGAGACCACCTTGTATCCTATATATTATCTCATTTGTCATTGACCTTTGCTTGATATTTCTTCACTTATGCATTCTTGACTCATTCTTAAAAAAATAATCAGTATCAATCTCTCCTTGTTCATGCAAAGCATGTCAGCCACTATTGAGACCAAACATATTCATTTCTCTTTGTCCCATTCTGCCTTGTCAAATATGCTTGCTTCTTATTATTTTGAGCAATATCATTAATTTGACATAATCATTTCTAATGAAATTTATTCAAAGACTCACCAAACTCATTGATCCTTTTATTGTTTTGTTATCCAATCGCCAAGAACCATTATAACAAAGGCCTATACGCACTTTCAAAGTCAGTTCCCATGAATTTGTACTTCTTTACATGGATTGGTGGACCCATGAATAATTGGATGTCATTCTCACATCCCTCGGATGCAAACAATGTTGAACCAATACATTAGATAGCTTGAAAGTGTGTCTTTGCCATTATAGAATCAAACAAGCGATTAGAGAGGGTACACTAACTAAAGtggactaaacaagctaaaaaaACCGGACACACTACTACTAGCTAAAGTACTAGTATTATGGAGCAATTACTCGAGATGACATTCAGACAAGCATACTACTGCGACAAGGATAAAACAAAGATAAGAAAACTACTAAATAGAGGAGCAATATAGAAggaaaaaacaaataaagaaaaGAGATAGGTTAATGAGTAAATTAATCCCCTACAAGCAATGATCAGAACGCTATTGCAAAGAGAAAACTTCTCACAAAGTCACTCCCGCACCACTAGTTGCATTAATACATTTATTTATCTCCGCAACCTGTTTAATGTGAGATACAATTTTATCATGAATGAATCTTACATGTGAATCCTATTTCACttttaggccatgtttagttccaaaaaaatatttttcatcccatcacatcaaatttttagacacatgcatgaagcattaaatatagataaaaaataactaattgcatagtttgcatgtaatttacgaggcaaatcttttgagcctaattagtctatgattgaatattaattgtcaaataaaacgaaaatgctacagtagcccaaTCCAATTTTTTTCATGAACTAAACATGGCGTTAGTATGAATGTgaatttcttcttcttgtcattgACGTTGAGTAGAATTTCTCCAAGTCCCACATCTTTGTGAATATTCATGGTAACAAATAACTATAGTCTCAAGTATGAGAAGGGTCTCCATGACAAGCAATAGGAAGTCCATCAGACGAATAAGTTAGGGCATATTTGGATGGCACTATTTCAAAAACTGTAATACCACAAAATTATACTTTTACAAACCAAAAAGATACTAAACTATGAAAAGAGATCATGGGTCTAAATTACTACATCAAGCATCGCTTTTGAGCTAATCTTTGGTTCGATTTAATCCCTTTAACTATTTCAGTTAGTTCAATTTACTCCTTAAAAAGTTTTGTCCTTTTCATTTCTCTACGTACAAGTTAATTTTTACTTTTGAATTTTGTGAGGCGGTCATAGACAACATATACTATTCTTAAAATATattatgaattttatatcatTATGTTTAATACACTTTTGTTTTTCTAGTATTAATTTATTATTCTAAGTACTAACCTACCAAAATAATGATATAATCATGATATTTTTAAAAACACAAATTATGGTGCTACTATTCCCTCATAAAATTTTAAATCAAAATTTAACTTGAATGTGGAGAAACAAAATAGACAAATCTTGTCTTGAGGTAAATTGAATCAACTCAAATAATTGAGGTTAGTACACCAAATAAAACCAAACCAAACAATAGTGCAAGGGTTATATGTAGATAGGCTATACTTGATAACTTGAAGGTTGTCTTTTGGACCTTTTCCTAAATCAAACTTCAGAACAACTATAGTTGTTCTAGAGACTACAAAATttgttactccctccgttccaaagtGCAGCGCTCGCACTTTTAGGAGACAAAAAATCTTAAATTTAAttggatttatagaaaatagttGTAACATTTGTATATCTAGTTAGGGTTAGTATAAAAACATATGATGTGATTAATCTAATGATGGTAGTTTGatattacaaatcttagtatttttcatataattttgatcaaatttaagGTTATTTTGATTCCCCAAAAAGTGTTAGATGTACATTTAATTTAGGAGTATATCACAACAACAGTAGCTTTTGAAATACTTAGCATCAAACCTGCCTTAGGCgtttgaatttttttggttcagttactgtagcacttttgtttgtatttgacaaattattgtccaatcatgaactaactaggttaAAAAATTCGTGTCACAAATTAtaagcaaactgtacaattaattattttttatttatatttaatactctatacatacatctaaagattcttaaattttttttgaactaaacaaggccgtactgATTTTAAGTAACTGTAAAATTCCATGGCTGcttgactttttttttaaaagaaaaatcgAAGTAGCACCCACGTCAGAGAGGCTGTAACGGGTAGGTCCCACCTCGAAGCAGACCTGTGGACCGCATACACATGGCGGCCGCCCAACCCTCCAAACCGCCCCCTTCCATTTGCCACTGGCCATCCGCACCGCCACCGCAGATCCCCAATTCGTTTCCTCCCACCGAGCCAAGCGGCGACGACGGCGGTCGCAGCGTCCCCTTCCCTCCTCCCTCCGTACCGCCGCCACAGGTGAGCCCCGACGCCGAGACCTCTCCCTTTCCTGTGATTCGAGCGCTTCCCCTTACAGCCGTCGCGCCCCTGCTCCGCTTTGCTTCAGACGAGCAGATTGGGCCGAGCACCTCCCCGGCAAGCAGCAGCGCTGTCGCCGGTACCAAGTCCTGGTCCGCCGCGCCGTGGGGCTCGCTGAAACGGGTACACGTTCTGCCTCCGTTCACCCGTTTCTCGCTCCTTGTTGCATGAGCCGGTAACAAAATTAACGGTTCAGTTTAGGCGCGGTGGATGTGCGTGCTTGCTAACCTGGAAGCAAACCTTATGAATTATATGATCGTCCTTTTGTACTTTCCTTCTTAATTGACTTCCATGCGTGCATGCGTCATCTAATTCTTAGTGTGCCAAATGTGATTCGTCTGTTCCATCCGGTGACTTGCTCAACGGAATCTGATTGTGGACCGCTGGATAGGTTTGTTCCCAATTGGAGTGTATCAAGTTTTGATCTGTGGATAAGAAGATGTAGAACTATTTAGGTGCCCATGCTGCAAACATCAGGTGTTGTTAGGCTACCTGCACACTAGAAAGCGATTACAGAGCTACAATGTGATCTACACACAGtagtaataaaataataaaaattagCTAACACAGTggaaaagggggtcaaattGCTATTGCTAATCTAGTACAGAAACCGGGAAAAACGGTGTCTAGGCGTCCAGCACACATTATTACCCTGTTCAACCTCAACCGCTCTGCTAAGTAGTTTCCATAAGCTGAGTTTCTTTTTCTGAGAGGAGTGGTTGAATGCCCACATGTATGAGGAACCTACTTATTTAGTTTTCCTAGAATGTTTATGACCTATGATTGTCAGCATGGGGTTAAAAAGGTTGTTTGGTTAATCAGATATATGCACTGATTTCTTTTCTAGCCATGATTAGACTATAACAACTTTTCAGTTTCAAATTAGGGTTCATATTATTTTCACTGAACATCATATGCTTCCCCATACCCGTGCAATAATCAGTTATACTTATACTGTACCAAGGAACATTTGATTATAACCAAGTGCCCCAAAACCATAACAGTTTAGCCAAGTAACTAAGCCTTGTCTGGCTAATGCACTGCCAAAACTTTTCACGATGCAGCCTTTCTCAGCTCAATATCTGGGCGTGGTTTCATATTATCCAGGTCTGGATATAAAACTTGCTTCTCTATCCTACTTCTGTGTCTTTCTATTTCTTATTTATCAGTAATCAAAGAAGTTGGTTTCTGGTTGAACATTCAACTGCTTGACTGTTTTTTTGCTATTACTAGGTTGCTTCAGAGAAAGATAATTCTAGGGTAGATTGTTGTCATTTTCCTTATTGTGTGCACACTATGTTTGGTATTACCCCAATCTGCTTTGCATGCAGCAATGATCTTATTTTGTAGACAGGCTGAATATCTGCATGGACACAGTCCAAAAGCTTATGTCTCCATCTCCTGTATTGTTTCAGGAAGCATTTTCGAGAACTACTTTTATCTGCTTATCAGATGGAAAAGCATCTAATTTATTTCTCTGAAGCATTTTTACTTTGAAGTGATTTCGTAATTTgagttttgtttttttggacAAAAACATGAAACACCACTGTACCACACTCCAGACTTAAAAAAAACTCAGTTTTGTATATAGCTTCATAAGTTCTTTGTAATTGTTATAAGATCAGCCACTTATCAGCACTAGCTAATAGTTCAAGCAATGCATATGCTATAGCAATAGTGGATTGTTGAATTATGTATGATAGGCTTGTTAGAAGAATTTCCTAAAGTATATCTTGTTATTTAAGAACTCTTAGTTGGATATAAATCTTTTCGTTCACAAAATGGATGTACCTTTGTTGTGCATATCAAATTTTGTTGACCTGTTGGAAATGTTGTTTCTTAATTATAGTACTCAGTTTAAAACCAGCAGAAATGAAGGTTTAAAACAAAGTGTCAGTATTACCTGATAAAGGTATacaccctccgtcccaaaatcgTTGACGTTTTAGGTTTGGACACGGGAATTTAAGAGTGAAAAGATGTGGTGCACAGAAAACAAGGAGAGAGATAGAGAAAAATAGAGATATGATGCAttgggaaaagaaaaaggtgtATTGGGAGAAGAGAAAGGTGCATTAGGAAGTTAGAATGACAACTACTTTGTGACAAAATATGAATCGTATAACGTCAactattttgggacggagggagtatgtcatTGACACACAGTTTCTCTAGAGAACTTCTTGGGTCTCTGTTCCTTCCTTTGAATGATTTTGGTGTAGCTATACAGTCTGGCCTATGTGAATTATGCACAAGTTAGGTGAGTTTAAGTCAACTGCACAATATTTCTTTTACTCCTAAAAGTCTTGTAACAAGGATGCACTAGTAAGTGATACTGTCATatggaacataacataattTTCATCTGTATCTAGCTCATATTTGAAGCTAACCAAGAGGCTAAGGCTTATTTAACTGTTTTCTTCTTAGACATGGTTTGAATGCTTTCCACTTTCTTATGTTCAGTTTTTTCTTTAAATGACATGAGAAAAAATGTGGCCCCTGTTGTCTTATATAGTTTGAGTATTACCATTACATTGTTCATTAGGTTAATATGTCTGAAGagcacaatgtttcttttctactatggccttgtttagttcgtgaaaagaaaagtttttaggtactgcagcacatttgtaactatagcaattagtgtccaatcatggactaattaggcttaaaagactcgtctcgcaaaatacatgcaaactgtgcaattagttattttttaatttatatttaatgctccatgcatgtgttcaaacattcgatgtgatgaggcgaaaagtttttgggtgggaactaaacagggctgaGTATCCTGTGTAGTCATGCTTTAATTTTAGTAAAACTTGCTTAGTGTTGACTATTGAGCAGTGAAACTTGGCCATCTTTAGTTCC contains:
- the LOC8066278 gene encoding probable ubiquitin conjugation factor E4, which translates into the protein MASPSPASTRPQRSPDEVEDIILRKILLVSLTPPANPSPAVAYLELTAAELLSESRPLLALRDAAERLLIDRLSLPDPPAGSPTPFAFLVSAFRRAADEARKISTIRDAALRARLAASIAHLRALILSYSRIVAGNPDTFPTPPGAQHPAADLLVFLLAEAADPLDPTPAPGAPPPPGFIDEFFGGADYDSIEPAMGELYELLRQSVDKVSALGDFQRPLRVLRRLVGIPNCAKALVNHPKWIPKNQIMLIGEGRVMELYSVLGAFFHVSAIRDREFASKPDVGQQCFSEASSRRPADLLSSFSTIKTVMNGLYDGLKDVLLILLKNLDTREKVLEYIAEVINKNASRSGMQVDPLKCASSGMFVNLSAVMLRLCEPFLDNMESKKDKIDVKYLFCNNRIDFKDLTAINASSEEVSSWIETINNEHAQNNASGEARFVESQEATSSGKNSTASLLRCTKKDNFSFICECFFMTSRVLNLGLMKAISDYKHISQQLARFEDDLESNRAVRDQGGGSPQLEQDITRLEKIVEILSQDKFCYEAQILRDGAFLQRALSFYRLMILWSVNLVGGFKMPLPSQCPKEFACIPEHFLDDAMDLLVLTSRIPKALESFVLDDFLSFIIMFMGSTSYIKNPYLRAKMVEVLNCWMPQRSGLNSTASLFEGHQLCLDYLVRNLLKLYVDIEFTGSHTQFFDKFNIRHNIAELLEYLWDVPSHRNAWRQIAKEEEKGVYLNFLNFLINDSIYLLDESLNKILELKEIEAEMANTVEWERRPAQEREERLRVFHQWENIVRFDMRLANEDVGMLAFTSEQIPAPFLLPEMVERVASMLNYFLLQLAGPQRKSLTVKDPEKYEFKPKQLLKQIATIYVHISRGDKESVFPAAISKDGRAYNDQLFASAANILWKIGGDPKIIQEFMQLAGRAKFAASEAMDAEAILGDIPDEFLDPIQYTLMKDPVTLPSSKVTVDRPVIIRHLLSDSTDPFNRSHLTQDMLIPNTELKLQIEEFVRSQQSRKRSAAVSEIGEADGADDMAE